Proteins encoded in a region of the Hypomesus transpacificus isolate Combined female chromosome 17, fHypTra1, whole genome shotgun sequence genome:
- the LOC124479537 gene encoding zinc finger protein 2 homolog yields MKTHQCDTCGKELSSSRNLKYHMMIHTGEKPYSCDLCGKSFSQDRSFREHMKIHTGEKPYSCDLCGKTFRHLGSLTRHSRIHTGEKPYNCDLCGKSFNHTCDLKAHSRIHTGEKPYSCDLCDKSFNHTCDLKAHRKIHTGEKPYSCDLCGYSCTTNGHLKSHMYIHSGEKPFSCDLCSKTFSLSGQLTVHRRIHTGEKPYRCDLCGKTFTHSGQLTVHSRIHTGEKPYSCDFCGKTFSRTDTLTLHSRIHTGEKPYSCDLCGKTFSQTGSLKSHRSTHTGEKPYSCDLCDKTFSRANQLTVHSRIHTGEKPYSCHLCGKTFNQACSLRAHRSTHTGEKPYSCDLCDKTFSQAGQLTVHSRIHSGEMPYRCDLCGKTFSQAGNLSLHHRIHTGEKPYSCPHCDYSCITNGNLKRHLRVHNKKQTKAVMSGAKLSQQSPPERTSVLLVERLALGPRSRRPLGRLHPFATAPRLPFGEDFLFLSLPAISPSNCQSPWWPGPPLGYQQRWAPRRPTLRRVGTSPRLASGPKPPGRRPLRPAPVTGSQYRRSGIDGGGPMSVQLRTDTHKI; encoded by the exons ATGAAGACACATCAGTGTGACACCTGTGGGAAGGAACTTTCCTCATCCAGGAACCTCAAGTACCACATGATGATCCACACTGGGGAgaaaccctacagctgtgacctctgtggtaaatccTTTAGCCAGGATCGTAGTTTCAGAGAGCACATGaagatccacacaggagagaagccctacagctgtgacctctgtggtaaaacctttagacatcTTGGCAGTTTAACAcgtcacagcaggatccacactggagagaagccctacaactgtgacctctgtggtaaatccTTTAACCATACTTGCGACTTAAAagctcacagcaggatccacactggagagaagccctacagctgtgacctctgtgataaatcCTTCAACCATACTTGCGACTTAAAAGCTCACCGcaagatccacacaggagagaagccctacagctgtgacctttgtggCTATAGTTGTACAACAAACGGCCACCTCAAAAGCCACATGTATATCCACTCCGGAGAAAAACCtttcagctgtgacctctgtagTAAAACGTTTAGTCTCTCTGGCCAATTAACAGTTCACAGaaggatccacacaggagagaagccctacagatgtgacctctgtggtaaaacctttacgCACTCTGGCCAATTaacagttcacagcaggatccacactggagagaagccctacagctgtgacttctgtgggaaaacctttagccggACAGATACTCTCACtcttcacagcaggatccacactggagagaagccctacagctgtgacctctgtgggaaaacctttagccagacTGGCAGTTTAAAGTCTCACCGCAGTACccacactggggagaagccctacagctgtgacctctgtgataaaacctttagccgggctAACCAATTaacagttcacagcaggatccacactggagagaagccctacagctgtcaCCTCTGTGGGAAAACCTTTAACCAGGCTTGCAGTTTAAGGGCTCACCGCAGTACccacactggggagaagccctacagctgtgacctctgtgataaaacctttagccaggctggccaattaacagttcacagcaggatccactcTGGAGAGATGCCCTAtcgctgtgacctctgtgggaaaacctttagccaggctggtaATCTCAGCCTTCAccacaggatccacactggagagaagccctacagctgcccACACTGTGACTATTCATGTATAACAAATGGCAATCTGAAGAGGCACCTGCGTGTccacaataaaaaacaaaccaaagcagtgatgtctggggccaagctgtcccagcagtcaccacctgagagaacttctgt GCTGCTAGTCGAGCGACTGGCCCTCGGCCCTCGGTCGCGACGGCCCCTGGGAAGGCTCCATCCCTTTGCCACTGCTCCCAGGCTGCCCTTCGGCGAGGATTTCCTGTTCCTCAGTCTTCCGGCCATCAGTCCGTCCAACTGTCAATCCCCTTGGTGGCCTGGCCCACCTCTGGGTTACCAGCAACGCTGGGCGCCAAGACGCCCAACGCTCAGAAGGGTGGGGACAAGTCCCCGCCTGGCGTCGGGGCCGAAGCCCCCAGGCAGGCGACCGCTCCGACCCGCCCCCGTCACCGGATCCCAGTACCGGCGATCCGGTATCGACGGGGGAGGGCCAATGTCTGTCCAATTAAGGACAGACACTCACaagatctga
- the LOC124479631 gene encoding zinc finger protein 658B-like, protein MKTHQCDTCGKELSSSKNLKYHMMIHTGEKPYSCDHCGKSFRDSSCFRGHSRIHTGEKPYNCDLCDKSFNHTCALKDHRRIHTGEKPYSCDLCGKSFSRAGHFRAHNRIHTGEKPYSCDFCGKTFSQRHSLTFHNRIHTGEKPYSCDVCGKIFSHAGSLTVHNRTHTGEKPYSCDFCGKTFSDSSTFRSHSRIHTGEKPYSCDFCGKTFSDSSTFRSHNRIHTGEKPYSCDVCGKTFSHAGSLTAHNRIHTGEKPYSCDVCGKTFSQAGTLTLHYRTHTGEKPYSCDFCGKTFSDSSTFRSHSRIHTGEKPYSCDFCGKTFSQAGNFRAHSRTHTGDKPYSCDVCGKSFSQAGNFRAHSRTHTGEKPYSCDVCGKTFSQEGTLTLHYRTHTGEKPYSCDVCGKTFSHAGSLTLHNRIHTGEMPYSCDLCGKTFTRAGNLRTHCRTHTGEKPIQLPTL, encoded by the coding sequence ATGAAGACACATCAGTGTGACACCTGTGGGAAGGAACTTTCCTCATCCAAGAACCTCAAGTACCACAtgatgatccacactggagagaagccctacagctgtgaccactGTGGGAAATCTTTTAGAGACTCTTCTTGTTTCAGAGGTCACAGCAGGATCCATACTGGGGAGAAGCCATAcaactgtgacctctgtgataaatcCTTTAACCATACTTGCGCCTTAAAagatcaccgcagaatccacacaggagagaagccctacagctgtgacctctgtggtaaatccTTTAGCCGGGCTGGCCATTTCAGAGCCCAcaacaggatccacactggggagaagccctacagctgtgacttcTGTGGGAAAACATTTAGTCAAAGACATTCTCTCACTTTTCAcaacaggatccacactggggagaagccctacagctgtgacgtctgtgggAAAATATTTAGTCATGCAGGTTCTCTCACTGTTCACAACAggacccacacaggagagaagccctacagctgtgacttctgtggtaaaacctttagcgaCTCTTCTACTTTCAGAagtcacagcaggatccacactggagagaagccctacagctgtgacttctgtggtaaaacctttagcgaCTCTTCTACTTTCAGAAGTCAcaacaggatccacactggggagaagccctacagctgtgacgtctgtgggAAAACATTTAGTCATGCAGGTTCTCTCACTGCTCACAacaggatccacacaggagagaagccctacagctgtgacgtctgtgggAAAACATTTAGTCAGGCAGGTACTCTCACTCTTCACTACAggacccacacaggagagaagccctacagctgtgacttctgtggtaaaacctttagcgaCTCTTCTACTTTCAGAagtcacagcaggatccacactggggagaagccctacagctgtgacttctgtggtaaaacctttagccaggctggcaatTTCAGAGCCCACAGCAGGACCCACACAGGAGacaagccctacagctgtgacgtctgtggtaaatcctttagccaggctggcaatTTCAGAGCCCACAGCAggacccacacaggagagaagccctacagctgtgacgtctgtgggAAAACATTTAGTCAGGAAGGTACTCTCACTCTTCACTACAggacccacacaggagagaagccctacagctgtgacgtctgtgggAAAACATTTAGTCATGCAGGTTCTCTCACTCTTCACAacaggatccacacaggagagatgccctacagctgtgacctctgtggtaaaacttttaCCCGGGCTGGCAATCTTAGAACTCACTGCAggacccacactggagagaagcccatACAGCTGCCCACACTGTGA